One Drosophila teissieri strain GT53w chromosome X, Prin_Dtei_1.1, whole genome shotgun sequence genomic window, TTCAATTGgaattgccattgccattgccccgCCCCAATACGCAGTGCCATATAAAAGCGTCGACGCCACATGGCCGGCGTTTCTTTCACCCCAACAATGCCGAGAAGTGCGCTCATCGTTCCCGCTctgatttgtttttggtcGTTGTCCGCCCTGGCCTTGGCCCTGGGCGCCACATCGGAGGCGGATGCCCTTGCCACGCGAAAGGCGCTTCCTCGCGCACGACCCGCGGTGCCACCAGCGCCCAGGTGGGGCGCCAACATGCAGATGCTGCGTCGGCACAACAGTAGGTAGCCAACATTCCATCATTCTACATTGCATATTCAATACACTCGGCCATTGGCACTTGCAGGTCCTGCCTTCAACTTCTGGACGGAGGATAGCGAGACGAACATCTGGGAGCACTGCGGCCTCTTCGAGGGCGACATCATGCTGCATCGCGAGCTGCTGCGCAACGGGCTGCTGAACGAGCGGCTCACCTGGCCAGAGGCCGCCGTGCCCTTCTACATAGACCCCCAAGACTTCAGTGAGTAAACGCCTCCAAGCAGCGTAAAATAGTAATACCCCCATTATCCACTATCCAAACAGCCGCCAACCAGACCATGATCATACTGAAGGCCTTCAAGGAGTACCACGACCGCACCTGCATACGCTTCCGGCCGTACGAGCAGGGCGACAAGCACTGGCTGCTCATCAAGGGCAACTACTCCGGCTGCTGGTCGAGCGTCGGCAGGCGTTCTGGTGGCCAGGTGCTCAACCTGAACACGCCCAAGTGCGTCACCCACGGCGTGGTGGTGCACGAGCTGCTGCACGCCCTCGGCTTCTACCACCAGCAGAGCGCCACGGAGCGGGATGAGTACGTCAAGATCAACTGGGAGAACATCCTCGACGGGCACGGGCACAACTTCAACAAGTACGCCCGCACCCACATCACCAACTTCGGCGTGGAGTACGACTACCAGAGCGTCATGCACTACAGCTCGCGGGCCTTCAGCAAGAACGGAAAGGCCACCATAGAGCCGCTGGTGAGTAGGCCATCCGAAATGGTTCCAAAGTCTCTCATATCCAGTCATTAACTACAAAGTATTTATGCACTGGCACATTTATGTAATTGAATGTTCTTTTAAATCGCTTACATGGTAAATAAGTTCAGTGTAACATTCAATTGTAATACTGCGAACTATCGGACGTATAGTATAGACATACAGTGAATTCACTTGCTATAAACCGACTATGCTCTTAACACCTACTACTCTTAATGGTTATATTTCGAGATACAAACTACTATTCTAACAATCTAATTCTGCACATCAAACACTGGCTCTATTCTACTTGATCATGTGCGTTCAAAAACAGCTATCACTTAACTATAATTCATTACGAATGCAAAAAATCATGGCTcaccaaatatttaaatgcgatAGTAATAGTGATTTGATCATTATCGGATTAGGAATACCTATATTAACACGTGGTCCAATAACGTATAACTAGGAGTAGATGAAGCTTTTTGCTTCCTTGTTCAGTTGGATGTATTCCTAAAGAAAATGCCTTAGCTGAATGGCTGACTAAACCTTAGCGGTTATAGTTAAAGTGATGAGATGTTTGAAAATGACTTGTTAGTAGTTGAGGACTCTGACTCTTCCTTTCCGTTGCTTCCAGGACCCGTACGCCTCGCTGGGCCAGAGACGCGGCCTCTCCGACAAGGATGTGTCCAAGCTAAACGAGATGTACGAGCAGGACTGCAGCGAGGACTACCTACTTAACTTCGACCGCTTTGGGAACTACATCGACGAGCTGATCGGCTACTTCCAGGGCAACATTCAGGATCTGCTCGGATAGAGACGCCTGAGGCCAATAAAAGAAAGTGCCGGCTAGGTGACGAAAAACGTGAAGTGACTGATCTCGTCGAGGGTCTGGGCGGCCTCCCCTCGGAGTGCCGGATACGAGTGGTGCTCAGACAGTTGCTGCAGCGCAAATCGCAGCTCCCCATTCCAGATGCGCTGCACGCCGCGCAAGCTGAAGCGGGCCAGCAGGCGCAGGAGCTGGCAAGAACGTTGCCGCAACAGGTGGTGCCGGCTCTGCAGGAGCGAGACGAAGTTTAGCCGCGGACTAAACACAATCCGCTCTACCAGCTCGGCGTTCTCGGGCAGTTCGCGCAGCACACAGCCCATCAGGGCCAACATGCAGCCAGCCAGGCGAACAGAGGCGGAGTCCGAATCCGATTGCCTGAAGTCTGCGGGAGAACGGGAATGGGTTTACAAATTACAGAAGTCGGCTCATGTTATCCAAGATAAGCTTACCGTGGGTGAGGAAGTTTAGGAACAGATCGCTTGCTGCCAGAATGGCCACCGCATCGCAGAACTGAGTGaggaactgctgctgcaggtgtaCCAAGTGGCAGACCAGTTCGTACAGACTGCAAGCAgtctccagctcctccacaGTCAGCTCTGGGATGCTGCGCAGCGTTCGACTGAGCGAACCCATGGTGAGTGGGGCGGAGGCGGCAGAGTCCGAGAGTTGCTTGTGCGACAGGAGCAGCTTGCAGGCGTACATGAGATTGGGAACCAGCTTTACATCCACGTACACGTTGCGGATCAGCTCGAGATCAACAATCAGGACTGGATCCACCAGCACAAAGGGCAGCGACAACAACTGGGCCACACTCTTGAGCACCCGTGGAATGGCCTTGGAGTTGCGCAGCGGTGCCACAATAATGCTCACCAGGTTGTGCTGCTTCAACGAGTCAAGTTCGCCGTCGAGCAGCTCCTGCACCGAACGGTTCAAGAAGGCTAGCCACTCGTCGTTCTCGATGGGCGGACTTTGGGATTCATCGCAACTATCCCACCCTGGGAGCAAGCACGGTGGAGTATTGCTGT contains:
- the LOC122623478 gene encoding zinc metalloproteinase nas-14; this translates as MPRSALIVPALICFWSLSALALALGATSEADALATRKALPRARPAVPPAPRWGANMQMLRRHNSPAFNFWTEDSETNIWEHCGLFEGDIMLHRELLRNGLLNERLTWPEAAVPFYIDPQDFTANQTMIILKAFKEYHDRTCIRFRPYEQGDKHWLLIKGNYSGCWSSVGRRSGGQVLNLNTPKCVTHGVVVHELLHALGFYHQQSATERDEYVKINWENILDGHGHNFNKYARTHITNFGVEYDYQSVMHYSSRAFSKNGKATIEPLDPYASLGQRRGLSDKDVSKLNEMYEQDCSEDYLLNFDRFGNYIDELIGYFQGNIQDLLG